In the Anaeromusa acidaminophila DSM 3853 genome, one interval contains:
- the radA gene encoding DNA repair protein RadA, with product MAKDKIRYVCQSCGYDSSKWLGKCPECGAWNSFNEEVLRKEPSRPGLGSVTAAVSRPCPITEVDISALPRMSTGSGEMDRVLGGGLVPGSLLLVGGDPGIGKSTLLLQVAAHLSQGQAPVLYVSGEESAAQTRMRAERLGRLQPRLWVQNETRLDDILRTAQECKPALLVIDSIQTMYCPELPSAPGSVGQVRECTGRLLRLAKEEGISIAIIGHVTKDGQIAGPRLLEHMVDVVLYFEGERSYTFRVLRAIKNRFGSTQESGLFAMEEDGLVEVENPSAVLLAERPVNSPGSVVLAHLEGVRPLLLEVQALVSTTCFGMPRRTAAGFDYNRTLLLLAVLEKRVGLVLGDQDVYVNTIGGIRMAEPAADLAVAVAIASSFRNRPVDPHTVVMGEVGLTGEIRMVPRAELRIQEAWKMGFRRFVLPAGNLSALKQRKAEAEYIGVRQVAEALAAVLQ from the coding sequence ATGGCAAAAGATAAGATTCGTTATGTATGTCAGTCTTGCGGCTATGATTCAAGCAAATGGCTGGGAAAATGCCCGGAGTGCGGCGCCTGGAATTCTTTTAACGAGGAGGTGCTTCGCAAAGAGCCTAGCCGCCCTGGTTTGGGGAGCGTCACCGCAGCGGTATCTCGGCCATGTCCTATTACCGAGGTTGATATCAGCGCACTGCCTCGCATGTCTACCGGCAGCGGTGAAATGGATCGGGTTTTAGGAGGAGGTTTGGTGCCTGGGTCCTTGCTGCTTGTCGGCGGCGACCCGGGAATTGGCAAATCGACTTTGTTGTTGCAAGTGGCGGCGCATTTAAGCCAAGGCCAAGCGCCGGTACTCTATGTTTCAGGCGAGGAGTCGGCGGCACAAACTCGTATGCGGGCCGAACGATTAGGTCGTCTGCAGCCGCGATTATGGGTTCAGAACGAGACGAGGCTGGATGATATTTTGCGCACGGCACAAGAGTGCAAACCGGCTTTGTTGGTGATTGATTCCATTCAAACCATGTATTGTCCGGAATTGCCTAGTGCGCCTGGCAGTGTCGGTCAAGTGCGCGAATGCACCGGGCGATTGTTGCGGCTGGCTAAAGAAGAAGGAATTTCCATTGCTATTATCGGCCATGTCACTAAGGATGGCCAGATTGCGGGTCCGCGCTTGTTAGAGCATATGGTGGACGTGGTCTTATATTTTGAAGGGGAGCGCAGTTATACCTTTCGAGTGCTTCGGGCTATTAAAAATCGTTTTGGCTCTACTCAGGAAAGCGGTCTTTTTGCCATGGAAGAAGACGGGTTAGTCGAAGTGGAAAACCCCTCAGCCGTGCTGTTGGCGGAGCGACCGGTGAATTCGCCGGGATCCGTCGTTTTGGCGCATTTGGAGGGGGTGCGGCCCTTGCTGCTTGAAGTGCAGGCGCTTGTCAGTACTACCTGCTTTGGTATGCCAAGGCGGACCGCGGCGGGCTTTGATTATAACCGGACGCTGCTTTTGTTGGCAGTGCTGGAAAAACGGGTCGGGCTGGTACTCGGTGATCAGGATGTATATGTTAACACAATCGGAGGCATCCGCATGGCGGAGCCAGCGGCCGACCTGGCGGTAGCGGTGGCGATTGCTTCGAGCTTTCGCAATCGACCCGTTGATCCGCATACGGTGGTCATGGGCGAAGTTGGCTTAACCGGAGAAATCCGTATGGTCCCCCGGGCGGAATTGCGCATTCAAGAGGCTTGGAAAATGGGTTTTCGCCGCTTTGTTTTGCCTGCGGGCAATCTGTCGGCGTTAAAGCAGCGCAAGGCGGAAGCGGAGTATATTGGCGTTAGGCAGGTAGCGGAAGCGTTAGCCGCTGTGTTACAATAA
- a CDS encoding PIN/TRAM domain-containing protein has translation MLDRVLRFVITGLGVIAGLLTMAEWINQVLAVLVSAEVLRMGLFGSTLATILSLLAGAFVGGLLGFLLSPLLVRYLWRINDWVEARLNKMPLNDVLAGAAGLSIGLILSNLISSSFLPIPIIGKYIPIVLSIFLGYLGMNIAVRKRDELGFLVSYLPWLSKGEKAPKQQVPQADVCAPKILDTSVIIDGRIADICQSGFVEGRLLVPIFVLEELQHIADSSDPLKRNRGRRGLDILNRMQKELGLAVQIDNRNYEEIAEVDSRLIQLAKETSGKILTNDFNLNKVAVLHGVAVLNINELANAVKPVVLPGEEMHVHLVKDGKEFGQGVAYLDDGTMIVVDGGKKYVGEHLEVLVTSVLQTAAGRMIFAKLKNGERGA, from the coding sequence ATGCTGGATAGAGTGTTGCGTTTTGTAATTACCGGCTTGGGCGTGATCGCAGGCCTTTTGACTATGGCGGAGTGGATTAATCAGGTGCTGGCGGTGTTGGTTAGTGCGGAAGTGTTGCGCATGGGCTTGTTCGGCAGTACGCTGGCTACAATTTTATCTTTGCTGGCCGGCGCATTTGTGGGCGGCTTGCTGGGCTTTTTGCTATCGCCGCTTTTAGTGCGTTATTTGTGGCGCATTAACGACTGGGTAGAAGCGCGGTTGAACAAGATGCCGTTAAACGATGTATTGGCGGGAGCGGCTGGTTTATCCATCGGACTTATACTTTCTAACTTAATTAGTTCTTCTTTTTTACCGATTCCGATTATTGGGAAATACATTCCTATCGTTTTGAGTATTTTTTTGGGCTATTTAGGTATGAATATTGCTGTGCGCAAGCGGGATGAGTTAGGCTTTTTGGTGTCTTATTTGCCATGGCTGAGTAAAGGAGAAAAGGCGCCCAAACAGCAGGTGCCGCAAGCAGATGTTTGTGCGCCGAAGATTCTTGATACAAGTGTCATTATTGACGGACGTATTGCAGATATTTGTCAAAGCGGCTTTGTAGAGGGCCGGCTATTGGTGCCGATTTTCGTCTTGGAAGAGCTGCAGCATATTGCGGATTCTTCAGATCCTCTAAAACGCAATCGAGGCCGCAGGGGGCTTGATATCTTAAATCGTATGCAGAAGGAATTGGGGCTGGCGGTGCAGATTGATAACCGCAATTACGAAGAAATTGCGGAAGTGGATTCGCGGCTAATTCAATTGGCAAAAGAAACCAGCGGCAAAATTTTAACCAATGACTTCAATTTGAATAAGGTTGCTGTGCTGCACGGGGTCGCCGTTTTGAATATTAATGAGCTGGCCAATGCAGTCAAGCCGGTAGTGCTTCCTGGCGAAGAAATGCATGTGCATTTGGTGAAGGATGGCAAAGAATTCGGCCAGGGAGTGGCGTATCTCGACGACGGCACGATGATTGTTGTCGACGGCGGGAAAAAGTATGTAGGAGAACATTTGGAAGTATTGGTAACGTCGGTGCTGCAGACTGCGGCGGGACGCATGATTTTTGCTAAGTTAAAGAATGGAGAAAGAGGCGCTTAA
- a CDS encoding bifunctional 2-C-methyl-D-erythritol 4-phosphate cytidylyltransferase/2-C-methyl-D-erythritol 2,4-cyclodiphosphate synthase produces the protein MNIAVLAAAGQGRRMGGGSNKAFLPLLSRPMLLRSAQALSASKKIDEMIIVAAPEEEAEVRRILSQDARLKPWQIVAGGSERQYSIANALKALPDGTNYVAVHDAARPLVLSESVDAVVEAAQRLRAAGLAVPVKDTIKESNTEGCVVATPPRERLWAMQTPQVFEAALLRQAYDQAAAEGFLGTDDASLVERLGVSVRLVQGEYSNLKVTTPEDVIVAEAILQQRGGERQVEWRTGMGYDVHRLVPGRKLILGGVDIPHSLGLDGHSDADVLLHALKDALLGAAGLGDIGRHFPDTDEQYRGISSLLLLEKVQTLLEQAGWAVNNVDVTVAAQRPKLAPHIPQMVKNVAAALKVSEERINIKATTTEKLGFVGTEEGMSAYAVAMLRK, from the coding sequence ATGAATATAGCTGTTTTGGCTGCGGCAGGACAGGGACGGCGCATGGGCGGGGGGAGCAATAAGGCTTTTCTCCCGCTTCTTTCACGTCCTATGCTTTTGCGCAGTGCGCAGGCTTTGTCGGCCAGCAAGAAAATTGACGAAATGATTATCGTAGCGGCGCCGGAAGAAGAAGCTGAGGTCAGGCGCATCCTGTCGCAGGATGCCAGGTTAAAGCCATGGCAGATAGTAGCTGGCGGCAGTGAAAGACAATATTCCATTGCGAATGCCCTTAAGGCTCTGCCAGATGGAACGAATTATGTGGCGGTGCATGACGCGGCGCGGCCGCTGGTGCTGTCGGAATCGGTCGATGCCGTAGTGGAAGCGGCGCAGCGGCTGCGGGCGGCTGGCTTGGCTGTTCCTGTTAAGGATACAATTAAAGAAAGTAATACAGAGGGGTGTGTAGTGGCGACTCCCCCAAGGGAACGCTTATGGGCTATGCAGACGCCCCAAGTATTCGAAGCGGCGTTGTTGCGCCAGGCCTACGATCAGGCTGCGGCGGAAGGATTTTTAGGGACCGACGACGCTTCGTTGGTAGAGCGCTTGGGAGTATCTGTGCGTTTGGTTCAGGGCGAGTACAGCAATCTAAAGGTCACGACTCCAGAGGATGTGATCGTGGCGGAAGCTATATTGCAGCAGCGCGGGGGGGAACGGCAAGTGGAGTGGAGAACAGGCATGGGCTATGATGTGCACCGCTTGGTGCCGGGACGCAAGCTGATTTTGGGCGGTGTAGATATTCCGCATTCGCTGGGCTTAGACGGTCATTCTGATGCAGATGTATTATTGCATGCTTTGAAGGATGCGCTCTTAGGCGCGGCGGGCCTGGGTGATATTGGCCGTCATTTTCCGGACACAGATGAACAGTATCGCGGCATTTCTAGCTTGCTGCTGTTGGAGAAGGTGCAGACTTTGCTGGAACAGGCAGGCTGGGCGGTCAATAACGTAGATGTAACCGTGGCGGCGCAAAGGCCCAAACTGGCCCCGCATATTCCGCAAATGGTTAAAAACGTAGCGGCGGCGCTGAAAGTCTCTGAAGAACGCATCAATATCAAGGCCACCACAACAGAAAAACTGGGCTTTGTAGGAACCGAAGAGGGCATGTCCGCTTATGCGGTGGCTATGCTTAGAAAATAG
- a CDS encoding rubredoxin-like domain-containing protein: MKTYIRCKACGYIMDESHLKDVCPACNLPKTVFEPYTKKISPQRKFLLDQHFHPIAVHFPQVFMALIVSMLGLSFLVAEPLRNEFLIVAKISLIALPFSVFFGFITGLYDGKLRFKTVKTPILKSKILVGAVFQGLSCLMLWLYLANGFSPSNIVALIVLSLVSTGCAIYLGRVGSPMFDSFLPG, encoded by the coding sequence ATGAAAACCTACATCCGATGCAAAGCTTGCGGTTACATCATGGATGAAAGCCATTTAAAAGATGTTTGTCCAGCGTGCAATCTGCCCAAAACCGTATTCGAGCCGTATACCAAAAAAATTTCACCTCAACGAAAATTTCTGCTCGATCAACATTTTCATCCTATTGCCGTACACTTCCCTCAGGTTTTCATGGCGCTCATCGTCTCCATGCTAGGCCTTTCTTTTCTTGTTGCCGAGCCACTGCGCAATGAGTTTCTCATTGTAGCAAAAATATCTTTGATCGCTCTGCCATTTTCGGTATTCTTCGGCTTTATCACCGGGCTGTACGATGGCAAATTGCGCTTCAAAACGGTTAAAACGCCTATTTTAAAAAGCAAAATACTCGTGGGCGCCGTCTTTCAAGGCCTATCGTGCCTAATGCTCTGGCTTTACTTAGCCAATGGCTTTTCCCCCTCTAATATAGTTGCTTTAATCGTTCTTAGCCTAGTCAGCACCGGCTGCGCCATTTATCTCGGACGCGTAGGCTCCCCTATGTTCGATTCATTTTTGCCAGGATAA